From a single Tindallia magadiensis genomic region:
- the rplP gene encoding 50S ribosomal protein L16 → MLMPKRVKRRRVFRGKMSGRANKGNTISYGDYGLMSTEAAWITSNQIEAARIAMTRSIKRGGKVWIKIFPHKPVTKKPAETRMGAGKGSPEFWVAVVKPGRIMFEIAGVSEERAREAMRLAMHKLPVKCKIVSRRELEGIGGEADES, encoded by the coding sequence ATGTTAATGCCCAAACGAGTAAAACGACGTCGCGTTTTCAGAGGGAAAATGAGTGGACGTGCTAATAAAGGAAATACTATTTCATATGGTGATTATGGATTAATGTCTACAGAAGCTGCTTGGATCACCTCAAACCAAATTGAAGCAGCACGTATTGCCATGACTCGATCCATCAAAAGAGGTGGTAAAGTCTGGATTAAAATATTCCCGCATAAACCAGTAACAAAAAAACCTGCAGAAACCAGAATGGGTGCCGGAAAAGGTTCACCAGAATTTTGGGTAGCGGTAGTGAAGCCGGGAAGAATTATGTTTGAGATTGCCGGAGTGTCAGAAGAAAGAGCAAGAGAAGCAATGAGACTTGCGATGCATAAACTACCGGTGAAATGTAAGATTGTTTCAAGAAGAGAACTTGAAGGAATAGGTGGTGAAGCTGATGAAAGCTAA
- the rpmC gene encoding 50S ribosomal protein L29, producing MKAKVLRDMSSAELNQKMVDAKSELFNLRFQLATGQLDNPLRIRHVKKDIARVKTILRQRELDQG from the coding sequence ATGAAAGCTAAAGTATTACGTGATATGTCAAGTGCAGAATTGAACCAAAAGATGGTTGATGCAAAAAGTGAGTTGTTCAACCTGCGCTTTCAGTTAGCCACAGGTCAGCTGGATAACCCTTTAAGGATCCGCCACGTGAAGAAAGACATCGCTCGTGTAAAAACTATTTTAAGACAGCGTGAATTAGATCAAGGTTAA
- the rpsQ gene encoding 30S ribosomal protein S17 encodes MERNKRKTRVGYVTSNKMDKSIVVSVNNIELHPLYGKSMKRVKKYKAHDEENQCQTGDRVRIMETRPLSKDKRWRLVEIIEKAK; translated from the coding sequence TTGGAAAGAAATAAAAGAAAAACCCGGGTTGGATATGTAACTAGTAATAAAATGGATAAGAGTATTGTTGTTTCGGTGAACAACATCGAACTGCATCCATTATATGGAAAATCAATGAAACGTGTAAAGAAATACAAAGCCCATGACGAAGAAAATCAGTGTCAGACTGGTGATCGGGTTAGAATCATGGAAACCAGACCTTTGTCAAAAGACAAGCGTTGGAGACTGGTTGAAATCATAGAAAAAGCTAAATAA
- the rplN gene encoding 50S ribosomal protein L14 — MIQQESRLKAADNSGAKELQCIRVLGGTRKRYAKIGDVIVCSVKSATPGGVVKKGQVVRAVVVRTKSDSRRKDGTHIRFDENAAVIIKEDKQPMGTRIFGPVARELREKEFMKIVSLAPEVL; from the coding sequence ATGATTCAGCAAGAGTCCAGGTTGAAAGCAGCGGACAATTCTGGTGCAAAAGAATTACAATGCATTCGTGTTCTTGGCGGTACCAGAAAAAGATATGCAAAGATCGGTGATGTCATCGTTTGTTCCGTAAAAAGCGCAACACCCGGTGGAGTTGTTAAAAAAGGTCAAGTGGTACGAGCGGTTGTGGTGAGAACAAAATCTGATTCTCGACGTAAAGATGGAACGCATATTCGTTTTGATGAAAATGCAGCCGTTATTATAAAAGAGGACAAACAACCAATGGGTACTCGAATCTTCGGACCTGTTGCTCGAGAACTAAGAGAAAAAGAATTCATGAAAATAGTTTCCCTGGCACCGGAAGTATTATAA
- the rplX gene encoding 50S ribosomal protein L24 has protein sequence MKVKKGDTVILVSGKDKGKTGKILEVFPKKDRVIVEGINMVKKHKKPTQKVQQGGIVNQEAPVHVSNVMYYDKKTGQGTKIGYKVLDTKEKVRVSRKTGEVID, from the coding sequence ATGAAGGTCAAAAAAGGAGACACAGTGATCTTGGTTTCCGGTAAAGATAAAGGTAAAACTGGAAAGATTTTGGAAGTATTTCCAAAAAAAGATCGCGTAATTGTCGAAGGAATCAATATGGTTAAGAAACACAAAAAACCTACACAAAAAGTTCAACAGGGTGGTATTGTTAATCAAGAAGCGCCTGTTCATGTATCGAATGTAATGTATTACGACAAAAAAACTGGTCAGGGAACAAAGATCGGATATAAAGTACTTGATACAAAAGAAAAAGTACGTGTTAGTAGAAAAACCGGAGAAGTCATTGACTAA
- the rplE gene encoding 50S ribosomal protein L5, whose protein sequence is MARLKETYLNDVTKSMMETFKYKSVMEVPKLEKIIVNMGIGDAKDNAKSLEAAVGELTMIVGQKPVITRAKKSVSNFKVREGMPVGAKVTLRGNKMYEFADRLLNIALPRVRDFRGVSAKAFDGRGNYSLGIKEQLIFPEIEYDKVEKVRGMDIIFVTTAKTDEESRELLKLMGMPFEK, encoded by the coding sequence ATGGCAAGATTGAAAGAGACATATCTAAATGACGTGACGAAATCGATGATGGAAACATTTAAATATAAATCCGTAATGGAAGTGCCCAAACTAGAAAAGATTATTGTTAACATGGGCATCGGTGATGCAAAAGACAATGCTAAGTCGTTAGAAGCAGCAGTCGGCGAGCTGACAATGATTGTTGGTCAAAAACCTGTTATTACAAGAGCAAAAAAATCTGTTTCTAACTTTAAGGTTCGAGAAGGAATGCCGGTTGGAGCGAAAGTAACATTAAGAGGAAACAAAATGTACGAATTTGCTGACCGACTGCTAAACATTGCCCTTCCTCGTGTTAGAGACTTTCGAGGGGTTAGTGCGAAAGCCTTTGATGGACGAGGCAATTATTCTTTAGGGATTAAAGAACAATTAATCTTCCCGGAAATCGAATATGATAAAGTTGAAAAAGTAAGAGGAATGGATATAATATTTGTAACAACAGCGAAGACAGATGAAGAGTCTCGCGAATTATTGAAATTGATGGGAATGCCGTTTGAAAAGTAA
- a CDS encoding type Z 30S ribosomal protein S14 translates to MAKKSLIVKQQRKPKFSTQAYSRCKRCGRPHAYLRKFGICRICFRELAYKGQIPGVRKASW, encoded by the coding sequence GTGGCAAAAAAATCACTGATAGTAAAGCAACAGCGAAAGCCTAAGTTTTCCACACAGGCATATAGTAGATGCAAGCGTTGTGGAAGACCTCATGCATATTTAAGAAAGTTTGGCATTTGTCGAATTTGTTTTAGAGAACTGGCATATAAAGGACAAATACCAGGGGTTAGAAAAGCCAGCTGGTAG
- the rpsH gene encoding 30S ribosomal protein S8 → MTMTDPLADMLTRIRNASAVKHESVDVPASNIKKEIARLLLEEGFIKSYDAIEDGKQGLIRIQLKYGKNEEKVISGIKRISKPGLRVYANKDDVPRVLGGLGVAIISTSKGLVTDKQAREAGVGGEVIAYVW, encoded by the coding sequence ATGACAATGACTGATCCATTGGCAGATATGCTGACACGTATCAGAAATGCGAGTGCTGTAAAGCATGAATCGGTTGATGTTCCTGCATCAAACATAAAGAAAGAAATTGCGCGATTACTGTTGGAAGAAGGCTTCATTAAAAGTTATGATGCTATCGAAGACGGGAAACAGGGACTGATTCGGATTCAGTTAAAATATGGAAAGAACGAAGAAAAAGTTATTTCAGGAATTAAAAGAATCTCTAAACCGGGATTGCGTGTATATGCTAATAAAGATGATGTGCCAAGAGTTCTTGGTGGTTTAGGAGTAGCTATTATTTCCACTTCAAAAGGACTGGTAACAGATAAGCAGGCACGAGAAGCTGGAGTAGGTGGAGAAGTAATCGCTTACGTTTGGTAG
- the rplF gene encoding 50S ribosomal protein L6, protein MSRIGKKAIQLPQEVNVTVDENNYVTVKGPLGTLSEQINKDMIISREEDEILIKRPSDNKKHKSLHGLTRSLIANMVHGVTKGYEKKLEIVGVGYRAVKQGNQIVLSLGYSHTIELTAPEGITIEAPTQTEVVVKGIDKQRVGNYAAKIRAYRKPEPYKGKGVRYAGEYIRRKEGKTGK, encoded by the coding sequence ATGTCTAGAATCGGAAAAAAAGCTATTCAACTGCCGCAAGAGGTAAATGTAACAGTTGATGAAAATAATTATGTAACGGTGAAAGGTCCACTAGGAACGCTTAGTGAACAAATTAATAAAGATATGATTATTTCTCGAGAAGAAGATGAAATTCTTATCAAAAGACCGTCAGACAATAAAAAACATAAATCTTTACATGGACTAACTCGTTCGCTAATCGCTAATATGGTACATGGCGTAACGAAAGGTTATGAAAAGAAACTGGAAATTGTAGGTGTAGGATATAGGGCTGTTAAGCAGGGAAATCAAATTGTTCTAAGCCTTGGATATTCCCATACTATTGAACTTACAGCACCAGAAGGTATTACGATAGAAGCACCTACGCAGACAGAAGTAGTGGTTAAAGGTATTGATAAGCAGCGAGTAGGTAATTATGCAGCGAAAATAAGAGCGTATCGTAAGCCTGAACCATATAAAGGAAAAGGTGTTCGCTATGCCGGCGAATATATAAGACGTAAAGAAGGAAAGACAGGTAAATAG
- the rplR gene encoding 50S ribosomal protein L18, with product MLKKPSKNSLRLKRHKRLRNKVNGTPQRPRLNVYRSLNNIYAQVIDDVNGKTLVAASSLEKEVKDQVESCASKEASALVGKIVAERAVEQGITEVTFDRGGYIYHGRVKSLADSAREAGLKF from the coding sequence TTGCTCAAAAAGCCCAGTAAAAACAGTCTGAGATTAAAACGACACAAAAGACTACGTAATAAAGTTAATGGTACGCCACAGCGACCAAGATTAAATGTTTATAGAAGCTTAAATAATATTTACGCACAGGTTATTGATGATGTTAATGGAAAAACACTTGTTGCTGCTTCTTCCTTAGAAAAAGAAGTGAAAGATCAAGTTGAATCCTGCGCATCAAAAGAAGCATCAGCTCTTGTTGGTAAAATCGTTGCAGAAAGAGCTGTAGAACAGGGAATAACAGAGGTGACTTTCGATCGTGGTGGATACATTTACCATGGACGTGTTAAATCATTGGCAGATAGTGCCAGAGAAGCCGGGTTGAAGTTTTAG
- the rpsE gene encoding 30S ribosomal protein S5: MQKDRIDASQLDIKEQVVDIRRVTKVVKGGRNFRFAAIVVVGDENGHVGIGSGKAMEIPDAIRKGIDDAKKNMIQIPTKGTTIPHEVRGHFGAGKVLIMPAVEGTGIIAGGPVRSVLELAGLKDVRAKSLGSNNSRNMVNATMAGLKELKRADEVARLRGKSVEEILG, translated from the coding sequence ATGCAGAAGGACCGAATCGACGCTTCACAACTTGACATCAAAGAGCAGGTTGTTGATATACGACGTGTCACCAAGGTAGTAAAAGGTGGACGTAACTTTCGATTTGCAGCTATTGTCGTCGTTGGAGACGAAAATGGCCATGTAGGAATAGGATCTGGAAAAGCAATGGAGATTCCAGATGCAATTCGAAAAGGAATAGATGATGCTAAAAAGAATATGATTCAGATTCCAACAAAAGGAACTACCATACCTCATGAAGTGCGAGGACATTTTGGAGCTGGTAAAGTACTAATTATGCCAGCTGTTGAAGGTACTGGTATCATTGCAGGTGGACCAGTGCGTTCTGTTTTGGAATTGGCTGGACTTAAAGATGTAAGAGCGAAATCGCTAGGCTCTAACAATTCGAGAAATATGGTTAATGCAACGATGGCGGGATTGAAGGAACTAAAAAGAGCGGATGAAGTTGCTCGCCTGCGGGGAAAATCCGTGGAAGAAATTTTGGGTTAG
- the rpmD gene encoding 50S ribosomal protein L30 produces MATIKIKLTKSLIGRLPKQRKTAEALGLKKIGQVVEKENNPSIMGMVETVKHMVEVEEA; encoded by the coding sequence ATGGCAACAATAAAAATCAAGTTGACTAAAAGCCTGATCGGAAGACTTCCCAAGCAGCGTAAAACGGCAGAGGCCCTGGGATTGAAAAAAATCGGACAGGTAGTAGAAAAAGAAAACAATCCTTCTATCATGGGTATGGTTGAAACTGTAAAACACATGGTAGAAGTAGAAGAAGCTTAA
- the rplO gene encoding 50S ribosomal protein L15 yields the protein MKLHELKPAAGAVTKPKRKGRGTGSGLGKSAGRGGDGQRSRSGGGVRPGFEGGQMPLARRIPKRGFTNIFKKQYNLININDLNAFDDNTEITAEFLKEKGLIKKIEKNGLKILGDGELTKKLTVKATKFTKSAADKIESAGGKAEVI from the coding sequence ATGAAACTGCATGAACTGAAACCGGCAGCGGGCGCTGTAACAAAGCCAAAACGCAAAGGAAGAGGTACGGGATCTGGTTTGGGCAAAAGCGCTGGTCGTGGTGGAGACGGACAACGTTCAAGAAGCGGCGGTGGTGTTAGACCTGGTTTTGAAGGTGGACAAATGCCTCTAGCTCGTCGCATTCCCAAACGAGGATTTACGAATATCTTCAAAAAGCAGTATAACCTGATCAATATCAATGACTTAAATGCTTTTGATGATAATACGGAAATAACGGCAGAGTTTCTAAAAGAAAAAGGACTCATTAAAAAGATTGAAAAAAATGGGTTGAAAATTTTAGGCGATGGTGAACTTACTAAAAAACTAACCGTAAAAGCTACAAAGTTTACAAAATCTGCAGCAGATAAAATAGAAAGTGCCGGCGGAAAGGCAG